ATTATGGGACCAACAAATGAAGTCTTGCGTGAGTGGATCGGCCGTACAATGATTGAAGTTCCTTGGATGGATTAATTAAATCAAATCAAAACAGTCACCTGTAGAGTGTATCTACCGGTGATTGTTTTTTATATGGTATATCCTAGTGAGTGGGAGAGCGCTGTACAGTTTCGCTCATTAATTCGTATAAAGCGATCATCGTGTCCGTTCAATCGCTCTAAGATCGTGTCTGAGCGCTCTATCAGCGCATACAACCGCTCTACTTCGCTCCATAAGCGATCATTACTAGCCGTCTAACCGCTCAATGCATACAGTAGTCAGTCACGCCGTCTGCACTACTACTCCAATAAACCTTTTTCTTTCAAAAATGCCTCTGCCACTTTTTTCGCTTTGGCACCTTCTGCGTTCACTTGATAATTCATTTCACGCATTTCATCATCTGTCACGATTCCGGCAAGACTATTTAATGCTTCCTCAAGCTCTGGATACTTCTCCAGTGTTTCTTGACGAAGCAATGGCGCGCCTTGATATGGAGGGAATAGTTCTTTGTCGTCTTCGAGAACTGTCAATTCGTATTCGCGTAGCTCGCTATCTGTCGAATAAGCATCCATTAAATTGATTTCACCCGCTTCAATTGCCTGATAGCGTAGCTTCGGCTCCATCGTTTGGATAGAAGGGAACGTGATACCATAAAGCTTCTGAATGCCTAGGTATCCATCTTCACGGTCATTAAATTCGAGAGTGAAACCTGCCTTCACAGCTTTCTCGACTGCGGCCAGATCAGATATCGTTTTCAGTCCGTACTCTTCTTGGAACGCTTTGGAGACAGCGAGTGTGTACGTATTGTTGAAGGACATCGGTGTCAGGAACGCCATGTCAAATTGTTCGTCGAGTCCTTTTCGTGCTTGCTCATACACTTCGTCGCGGTCGTTACTAACAGCTTCATCCTTTAAGAACTCGGATATAGCGGTACCTGTAAACTCGGGATACAAATCGATACTTCCTGATTTCAGCGCGTTGAAGACGAATGAAGTTTTACCGAGTCCAGGTTTTAATTCGACGGAAAGGTCGGTTTGGTCTTCAATTAATGATTTATACATATTGATGAGGATCTCAGGTTCTGCCCCAAGCTTGGCTCCGATGACTATTTCATTTTTGGAGTTACCTCCTATGAATGGTGCAGCAATCATCAAAACAGCCGCAATCATGAATAGGGTAAATGCGGTAATAGCTTTCCTGAATGAAAGACCTTCGAATAGCTTTAACAAATAATCGAAGAATAATGCAAGTAACGCTGCAGGTATAGCACCTAGTACGATTAATGATGGATTATTACGATCAATCCCAAGTAAAATCAAATCACCTAGACCACCCGCGCCAATCAAAGCAGCTAATGTTGCAGTGCCGACGATCAGTACCATCGATGTGCGAATACCTGCCATAATAATCGGCATGGCAAGTGGTAATTCAACTTTCATCAGCCGCTTTCGTGTATTCATTCCCATTGCAGTGGCTGCTTCTCGCAGGGAAGGATCAACTTCTTTAATGCCTGTGTATGTATTGCGTAAAATGGGTAACAATGCATAGACTACTAGCGCAATAATAGCGGGTATTTTTCCAATACCGAATAAGGGAATTAATAGGCCGAGTAGTGCAAGAGAAGGAACCGTCTGCAGTACGGCACTGACTCCAATGACAGATTCCGCTATTTTCCGCCGATTTGTCAAATAGATACCTAGTGGGACTGCGATTAGCACTGCAATTAATAAGGAAATTAATGAAATCTGTATATGTTCGATCAGTGCTTCCAGTAATTGACCATGTCTGTTTTGGAAAACATCTAAAAAGTTATTCATTAGATGTTCCTCCTTTCAGCGACTGCTCTGCTAGAAATTGTAGAATACCTTTTCGGGTAACCATTCCAACGATTTGTTCATCTTGTTTAATCGCTACTTGATCTTCAGAAGCTAAGAATTGCAAGAGCGGTTCCCATTCGGTATCAATAGGGATGGCAAAAGCTAGTGACAGATCTGTCGGAATTTCTTCTATATGATCCGCAATAGAAAATGTGCGTGCTACAGCTGATGCGGTAAACTCGCGCACGAATGGTGAAGCAGGTTTCGTGAGGATCTCTTGTGGTGTTGCAATTTGCTCAATCTTACCCTGATTCATAATACAGACACGATCACCTAGTTTAAATGCTTCCTGTAAATCATGTGTGACAAATACAATCGTTTTTTGGATCCGATTTTGTAAGTCTAACAAATCATCTTGCAATTTTGAGCGACTGATTGGGTCTAGTGCACTGAATGGCTCATCCATTAATAGAATGTCTGGGTCTGCAGCGAGTGCGCGCACGACACCGATTCTTTGTTGCTGGCCACCTGATAATTCATGGGGTTTACGCTTGCGGTATACTTCGGGATCCAATCCGACCATTTCAAGTAATTCCGTTACGCGTGCGCGGATGTCTTTCTTTTTCCAACCGACCAGTTCGGGGACAACTGCAATATTTTCCTCAATCGTCATATGTGGAAACAGTGCGATTTGCTGCAATACATACCCGATTTGCCAACGAAGCTCATGGATCGGATAATCACTGATCCGCTTACGATCAAGCCAAATCGTTCCTTTTGTCAGTGGGATCAGTCGGTTAATCATCTTAAGCGTTGTCGTCTTCCCACAACCACTCGGTCCGACTACCACGAGAAACTCCCCTCGCTTAATTTCTAAACTTACTGAATCCACGGCTAAGCGAGACATATCATAACTCTTTGATACTTCGTCGAAACGAATCATAAAAAATCCCTCCCTCATAATTATAATTTTCACATAGTAATAGAAAAATAGGAAGTCATATACTTTTTAAATGTGATAAAAAGAAGTGCGATGTAATACGCTGTTCATTCTCCGTTCATCTTCGCAAGATACAATAGGGGTATAAAGAACACATACGGAGGCAATCGAAATGAAAATCGCATGGAAAGAAATGAAGAAAAACAAAACTAGATTCTTGATTCTCGGGTCTATTATATTCCTCGTCAGCTTTTTGACATTTATTATTTCGGGACTGGCAAATGGGTTATCACAGGATAATGCAGCGCTTATTAAAGATTTACCACAAGGGCAATTTTATTTAAATAAAGATGCAGACAAGACGTATAATCTTTCGAAAATAGATGAGGGGGTTCAACAACAAATTCTCATAGACAATCCTGAGGCCACAGCATTTTCTGTTCAGATGGGATTTGTCAATGATGCGGAAGATAAACAGCACAGTCTGGCATTCGTTACTTCTACCCATTCAGAGCTATTCACAAACGTCAAAGAAGGGGAGATTGTTCTCGATCGTTCTTTGCAAGAAGATGGGATCCAAGTGGGGGATGTCTTAACGAATAATCAATTTAGTGGAGAATTCATCGTGAAAGGATTTGTTGATCAACAAAAATATAGTCACGCACCCGTTGCTTTCATTGACATGACGAACTATCAAGAAATCTATCGGGTGATGGAGATGCAGACGATTTTCATCCCGGGTAAAGATGCACCGACACTTAGTGCGTTAGATTCTTTTTCAAATAAAGAATTCTTACATGCCATTCCGAGTTATAGTGCAGAGCAAATGTCATTGAATATGATCGTCTGGTTTTTAGTCATTATTAGCGGGATGTTGTTTGCTATATTCTTCTATATGATGAACGTTCAGAAAATAGGGCTGTACGGCATATTGAAAGCGATTGGTATGAAGACGATTTCGTTATTCAAGATGATTTGGTATCAGATGTTAGTCATTACTGCTCTTTCACTCGCGTTGTCCATTGCACTCAGCCAAGCATTTAGCTTGGTTGCGCCTGACGGCATGCCGTTCCACTTAACAATGGATACCGTATTGATGCTATCCGCAGTGTTTATGGTGGTTGGGTTTATCGGTGCTACTATTTCAGGATTCCAAGTGAAAAATATTGAACCGCTTCAAGCGATTCAACAAGGAGAGATGTAATATGGCTGCCTTTATTATTGATGAAGTGAAAAAAACATTTTCTAATGGAGAAATTGAAGAAGAGATATTAAAAGGTGTGAATTTATCTTTAAAAGAAGGAGAAATTACGGCATTAATTGGTCCTTCAGGATCTGGTAAATCGACGATTCTAACCATCGCGGCAGGATTACAACAAGCATCAACTGGTGAAATTATGTTTAAAGGGAAAGACATGACGAAGATGAGTCAGGAAGAAGTTCGCCATATTCGAGCGACTGACTTCGGATTTGTTTTTCAGTCTTCTCACTTAGTCCCTTTTTTGACGGTAGGGGAGCAGCTACAGTTGATGCTTGACGTATCAGAAACGAAAATGAGTAAAAAGGAACAGGCTAATGCAATAGATGAGATGTTGACGTTAGTTGAAATGGAGCACCGCAAAGAGGCGTATCCTTCTTCTTTATCAGGAGGAGAGCGTCAACGCGTGGCGATTGCCCGCGCAATTATCCATCGTCCGAAAATCTTGTTTGCGGATGAACCAACTGCAAGTCTTGATACAAAACGCTCAAAAAGTGTGATGGAATTATTGCAGGAGCTCACACGTACATTACATTTGACGACATTGATGGTGACGCATGACGAAGAGATGCTACCGTATGTGGATCGGATCATTACAATGCGTGATGGGTATATAGTGGAGTAAGTAGTTGTTTGACCTGAAAATAGCACAATCAACCGGGTCGAAGTATTAGCGAAGCCTGAAAAGAAATAAGTTGTCCCGCACGTCTGTCGCATAAAGTGGCAGGCGCTTTTTTCTGTGGTAAACTAGTGGCATAAAGAAGCGAAAAGGGGAGAATGACTATGAAATCACCATTTACATTTACGCATACAAAGCCAGCGAATACAGAAGAAAAACAGCCTGCACTATTTTTACTTCATGGAATGGGGAGTCATGAAGGAGACCTTCCACAACTAGTTCAAGAATTTAAAGAAACTCATCATATTTTCAGCTTGAGGGGTCCTGTCGTTCACGAGCCAGGCTATGCATTTTTCACGATTGAAGAGGAAGGGAAACCGGTTCGTGAAGTATTCGATAAAGTACTTGTCTACATCCAATCATTCATTCGCGAAGCGATTCAGGAATACAATCTTGATCCTGAACGTTTAACAGTCGTAGGGTTTAGCCAGGGAGCCGTACTTGCACAAGCTCTAGGTGTAACATTGATCCCTTCCCTTCATGGAGTGGTGGCGCTTAGCGGGTACGTACCTGATTTCGTCAAGAGTGAATACGCCATACAGTCCGTGGAAAATCAACACGTATTCATTTCGCATGGAGACTATGATTATGTAATACCATCCCAATCAGGAGTGGAAAACAAGGAGTATTTCGAATCGCTTGGTGCAGATGTCACATTCAAGACATATACTGACGGACATGGTGTAACGCCAGAGAATCAACAAGACTTGGTGACATTTATTCGGTCGCTATAAGGAGTTGGCCGGATGAAGATTAAACCACTTTGCTGATTTCTTCATCGATAGTTCCACAGGGACCTCATGCGACTGTCCCGATCAGTTCATTACGTAGAGAGGATTAATCGGAATATGAAACAAACGAGACTTCACTTGATTAGTGAAGTCTCGTTTGTTATGTTCATGTTATTGCTTACTCCACCCGTCTTAACCGCAATCTCCTCTTCTCTGCAAAACGTTGCAACATAGCGGGCCAAGTCATTCCGAACAACACAAGGAAAATGCCGAGAAACTGGAGTAACGTTAACCTTTCGCCAAGCAACAGCATCGAAGCGATAATCGCGACAGGTAACTCAACAGCACTTAAAATAGAAGACATGCCCGCGCCGACTTTCGGCACTCCGATTGAAAACAAGAAAATGGGCAGAACGATGCCGAACACGCCTAAAATGGCACCATACATCCACAACCCATCACCTAACATCCCGTTCCATAAAATTTCAGGAGACTGGAAAAATGTAATAACAATTGCGGCGTAAAATGACATTAAGAACAATCGCGTCACTACATCCATACCAGGCACTGGCTTCTGATTCGCTGTAACAAACGCCGCGAAACTAAACGCTGCAGCAAGTCCCCACGCCCAACCTTGCCATGGAATTCCACTCACATCGACATCGATCAATCCGGCAGCTAAAATCGTTCCGCCAAACAGAAATACAAGCGACACCACTTCAGATTGTTTAGGCAAACGCTTCGCCCCTATACATTCATAAAGCATGCCAATCCATGTAAATTGAAAAAGTAATACGACTGCCAATGAAGCGGGCATATATTCAATGGCTTTTCCATACACTGTTCCAGTAATCGCCGTGAATAATCCTGCGATTAAGACGGGGAAGCTTCCGCGGAGTGTCGGTATGCCACGTTTAACTAGGATAAAAATAATAAGTGCTAATAGAAATCCGGTATAATATTGGCTCGTCACTGCTTCCGAAGCGGTGAAGCCATCATGAATAGCCAATTTAATAATCGTTGATAAAATTCCGTAACATGCAGCTCCAAACACAACGAGCAACGGATACATCCACAGTTTCATCCGCATAACCTCCATTTCCATCGGATCATAGTATATCATGGAAATAATATTTCGGACTGCATAATAGTTTCTGCATTTCCCGGGAAATATCGACAGCTATTGCAAATAAACGGGGAAAAGCCGTACAGTGAAATTTTTACTGTACGGCTTTTATCGGTAAATCAGCGCGGTGCGCCATAGTCATTCGACGAGCTACCGCCACTGAAACGAGGGGAGTGGTTGATTTTTTCTTTCATAAGATCTTTGCGCTGGTCGGGTAAAGAAATGGAGTCGACTGTTTGCATATCTTCATGCAAATCGAACAAACTAACTGTGTTACTCTGTAAGTTCTCAGGATGTGTCTGGATCAAACGGTACGTATTTGGATGATATCTCGGGCTAGGATTTTCTGTTGGAGCCACGCCTTATCGCCTCCTATTATGCTTGACGCACCATTTTTAGAAGCATATGTGCCAAAGAGTGTTGTTCTTCTTTAGAACCTGAATCCCATAATTCCTGTAATAAATATTGTTCACGGTTTCGAGGTTCTTCATGACGTGACAAATAATCAGCAATGAATGTAGTTGTTTTCGCTAACTGTTCATCACTCAATCCAAGGTTTTCACCTTTTTCCACTTTATCGGCTAGATAGCCTTTAAAATGATTGAAGTTCTGCAAGATCTGATCTTTCTTCTCATTGCCCATATGTGAAACCTCAGACTCCAACTTACTTTTCATATCCACCGATTAACCACTCCTTTTCATTGTGATACAACTAGCTTGTGCAATAAGTGTAGAACTATGCAGCGGAAGAAATGTGCAAAGTGTTTTAATCATGTGTGAAAATGATCTTCAGTGGGTAGAAGTATAGCATAGTGAAAGGGAGGTGCAATAATGGCTGATAAACAATACGAGGGCACGTTTCATTCGGTAGACAATGTCCTTTATAAAATAACTGAGCTTGAAGCTAAGGGTTTTAAAAAACGTCATATGTCTGCAGTCTCTAATGTGCGGGATGATTTAAAAGTTTTGGAAAGTGATTCCAACATTGAAGTAATCGGTATTCAAGAGGGGTCTCTTTGGGATCACACACGTCGTCTGTTCAACAGTAAAGATGAAATGTTGACGATTTTCATTAAAATGGGTTTTACGAAACAAGAAGCCAAAACCTTCTACAATGATTTAAAAGAAGGGGGAGTCGCTTTGTTTGTTGATCAATTAACAGATGAAGAACGAGCGCAATCTGTGGATCCACATGATAGTGCCCAACAACAAACAGACAGTGGTGAAAACCTGGATGGGAGTTCGAATGAAGAAGTAGCTAACCCTATTCCCAATAGTCCGCGAATAGGTACAGATCAATTGTGAAAAAGGAGGATCTCCCATCGTAATGGAAGATCCTTCTTTTTCATAGCAATTAAAAACCAGCCTGCTGATTGAGCAGCAGACTGATGATCATACATATTATTTTTCAGGATGTGCTTCGTCATCACTGAAATGTTCTTTTGTTTCACCAATCTTCTCTTGTGTAGCGCCTTTTGCTTTGTCCCATTTACCTTCAGCTTGCATTTTAGCGTCATCAGTTAAATCGCCTACAGTATCTTTTACGCCACCTTTAATTTTGTTACCAATACCTTTTAATTTATCTTCTGCACCGTGATCTTTGTTACTCATACTATCTCCTCCATTTCGTTTGTTAGTATATAAATACCCCGTTTTAAAAAGAGAAAACATCCATACTATTATCTGAAAAAACTGAAACACTACAACGCAAACTCAAAAGGAAATGAAAAACCGGAAACCTTCTAAAGGCTCCGGTCTTTCGGGTGTATGCAAATGATTGGCATTACGGATTACTGTTCATTCCTGAAAGGTTGCTAATTTGCTCCATAAGT
This window of the Sporosarcina ureae genome carries:
- a CDS encoding ABC transporter ATP-binding protein, with translation MIRFDEVSKSYDMSRLAVDSVSLEIKRGEFLVVVGPSGCGKTTTLKMINRLIPLTKGTIWLDRKRISDYPIHELRWQIGYVLQQIALFPHMTIEENIAVVPELVGWKKKDIRARVTELLEMVGLDPEVYRKRKPHELSGGQQQRIGVVRALAADPDILLMDEPFSALDPISRSKLQDDLLDLQNRIQKTIVFVTHDLQEAFKLGDRVCIMNQGKIEQIATPQEILTKPASPFVREFTASAVARTFSIADHIEEIPTDLSLAFAIPIDTEWEPLLQFLASEDQVAIKQDEQIVGMVTRKGILQFLAEQSLKGGTSNE
- a CDS encoding general stress protein, whose protein sequence is MADKQYEGTFHSVDNVLYKITELEAKGFKKRHMSAVSNVRDDLKVLESDSNIEVIGIQEGSLWDHTRRLFNSKDEMLTIFIKMGFTKQEAKTFYNDLKEGGVALFVDQLTDEERAQSVDPHDSAQQQTDSGENLDGSSNEEVANPIPNSPRIGTDQL
- a CDS encoding alpha/beta hydrolase, which translates into the protein MKSPFTFTHTKPANTEEKQPALFLLHGMGSHEGDLPQLVQEFKETHHIFSLRGPVVHEPGYAFFTIEEEGKPVREVFDKVLVYIQSFIREAIQEYNLDPERLTVVGFSQGAVLAQALGVTLIPSLHGVVALSGYVPDFVKSEYAIQSVENQHVFISHGDYDYVIPSQSGVENKEYFESLGADVTFKTYTDGHGVTPENQQDLVTFIRSL
- a CDS encoding ABC transporter permease — translated: MKIAWKEMKKNKTRFLILGSIIFLVSFLTFIISGLANGLSQDNAALIKDLPQGQFYLNKDADKTYNLSKIDEGVQQQILIDNPEATAFSVQMGFVNDAEDKQHSLAFVTSTHSELFTNVKEGEIVLDRSLQEDGIQVGDVLTNNQFSGEFIVKGFVDQQKYSHAPVAFIDMTNYQEIYRVMEMQTIFIPGKDAPTLSALDSFSNKEFLHAIPSYSAEQMSLNMIVWFLVIISGMLFAIFFYMMNVQKIGLYGILKAIGMKTISLFKMIWYQMLVITALSLALSIALSQAFSLVAPDGMPFHLTMDTVLMLSAVFMVVGFIGATISGFQVKNIEPLQAIQQGEM
- a CDS encoding DUF3243 domain-containing protein, whose product is MKSKLESEVSHMGNEKKDQILQNFNHFKGYLADKVEKGENLGLSDEQLAKTTTFIADYLSRHEEPRNREQYLLQELWDSGSKEEQHSLAHMLLKMVRQA
- a CDS encoding CsbD family protein translates to MSNKDHGAEDKLKGIGNKIKGGVKDTVGDLTDDAKMQAEGKWDKAKGATQEKIGETKEHFSDDEAHPEK
- a CDS encoding EamA family transporter → MRMKLWMYPLLVVFGAACYGILSTIIKLAIHDGFTASEAVTSQYYTGFLLALIIFILVKRGIPTLRGSFPVLIAGLFTAITGTVYGKAIEYMPASLAVVLLFQFTWIGMLYECIGAKRLPKQSEVVSLVFLFGGTILAAGLIDVDVSGIPWQGWAWGLAAAFSFAAFVTANQKPVPGMDVVTRLFLMSFYAAIVITFFQSPEILWNGMLGDGLWMYGAILGVFGIVLPIFLFSIGVPKVGAGMSSILSAVELPVAIIASMLLLGERLTLLQFLGIFLVLFGMTWPAMLQRFAEKRRLRLRRVE
- a CDS encoding ABC transporter ATP-binding protein; the protein is MAAFIIDEVKKTFSNGEIEEEILKGVNLSLKEGEITALIGPSGSGKSTILTIAAGLQQASTGEIMFKGKDMTKMSQEEVRHIRATDFGFVFQSSHLVPFLTVGEQLQLMLDVSETKMSKKEQANAIDEMLTLVEMEHRKEAYPSSLSGGERQRVAIARAIIHRPKILFADEPTASLDTKRSKSVMELLQELTRTLHLTTLMVTHDEEMLPYVDRIITMRDGYIVE
- a CDS encoding ABC transporter permease/substrate-binding protein gives rise to the protein MNNFLDVFQNRHGQLLEALIEHIQISLISLLIAVLIAVPLGIYLTNRRKIAESVIGVSAVLQTVPSLALLGLLIPLFGIGKIPAIIALVVYALLPILRNTYTGIKEVDPSLREAATAMGMNTRKRLMKVELPLAMPIIMAGIRTSMVLIVGTATLAALIGAGGLGDLILLGIDRNNPSLIVLGAIPAALLALFFDYLLKLFEGLSFRKAITAFTLFMIAAVLMIAAPFIGGNSKNEIVIGAKLGAEPEILINMYKSLIEDQTDLSVELKPGLGKTSFVFNALKSGSIDLYPEFTGTAISEFLKDEAVSNDRDEVYEQARKGLDEQFDMAFLTPMSFNNTYTLAVSKAFQEEYGLKTISDLAAVEKAVKAGFTLEFNDREDGYLGIQKLYGITFPSIQTMEPKLRYQAIEAGEINLMDAYSTDSELREYELTVLEDDKELFPPYQGAPLLRQETLEKYPELEEALNSLAGIVTDDEMREMNYQVNAEGAKAKKVAEAFLKEKGLLE